One region of Culex pipiens pallens isolate TS chromosome 2, TS_CPP_V2, whole genome shotgun sequence genomic DNA includes:
- the LOC120428356 gene encoding uncharacterized protein LOC120428356, with translation MLKWVVTKRAASTAPRVPPINGPSPPVVTQPEFSCSCDKENHCEETIEFETNNNNSYAFNDLGNFYSPRKCRLSSGPLNRTADSRGGTPNCSCHPDPSSTQNRPRNGQTPLSSRNQLRKKLRTRRERNKTLAMRLSVASLNASLSEHTTVVGHTTPAKAQNAPLGDLFNLYREPPSAKAELLQTFLNSNPGPFQERDVKTPEGPSPLANGAGQLIRQRAVRRKQPPPPQQCKLVKTGIRGQKMETNDSPSAFYSAYIFRELAREMLV, from the coding sequence ATGCTCAAGTGGGTCGTCACCAAGCGTGCAGCTTCAACAGCTCCACGTGTTCCGCCAATCAACGGACCATCTCCCCCCGTCGTAACCCAACCAGAATTTTCCTGCTCCTGCGACAAGGAAAACCACTGCGAAGAGACCATCGAGTTCGAGACCAACAACAACAATTCGTACGCCTTCAACGACCTCGGCAACTTCTACAGCCCTCGCAAGTGTCGCCTCTCTTCCGGACCCCTCAACCGAACCGCCGACTCTCGAGGCGGCACTCCAAACTGCTCCTGCCATCCAGATCCATCCTCCACCCAGAATCGTCCTCGAAACGGCCAAACCCCACTCTCGTCACGCAATCAACTGCGCAAGAAGCTCCGAACACGCAGGGAACGCAACAAAACCTTGGCAATGCGACTGTCCGTGGCCAGCCTGAACGCCAGCCTGTCGGAACATACGACCGTCGTTGGCCACACGACACCCGCCAAAGCCCAGAACGCTCCATTGGGTGACCTGTTCAACCTGTACCGGGAGCCACCGAGCGCCAAGGCAGAACTGCTTCAGACCTTCCTCAACTCGAATCCAGGCCCATTTCAAGAGCGGGATGTTAAAACGCCCGAAGGGCCGAGTCCCCTGGCGAATGGTGCCGGACAGTTGATTCGTCAGCGAGCAGTTAGGAGGAAGCAACCACCGCCGCCGCAGCAGTGTAAGCTGGTCAAGACAGGAATCAGGGGACAGAAGATGGAGACGAACGATAGTCCAAGTGCCTTTTACAGTGCGTACATTTTTCGAGAATTGGCACGGGAAATGTTGGTGTAG